The genome window GAAGCTGAGCGGGATACGGAGAAAATGAAGAAAGCCGAGTACATGCTCGATAAAGTAGGCGAAGAGTTCGAAGGCATGATCAGCAGTGTGACCAGCTTCGGTATGTTCATTGAACTGGAGAACACGGTTGAAGGTCTGATTCGTCTGAGCGCGCTTACGGACGACTATTACCATTTTGATGATCAGCATATGGCTCTGATTGGTGAACGGACTTCAAAAGTCTTCCGTATCGGGGATGAAGTGAAGATCCGTGTGGCACGTGTCAGCATGGAAGAGTATACGATTGATTTTGAAATGGTGGATATGAAACCTCGTGCTGAACGTCCTGGCGGCTTCGGTGGCGGACGTGGCGGCAAAGGTGGACGTCCAGGTAGCGGAGGCGGACGCGGCGGTGCCAAGGGTGGACCGGGTGGATTCAGCGGATCGCGTGGCGGCAAAGGCAGCTCAGCCAGTGCTGGAGGCAACCGTGGTGGCCGATCAACGGAAGAGAGCGGCAAAGGTGGACGTGGCGGTCGCAGCGGAGCAGCGAGTGCAGGTACGGGCGCAGGCTCATCCGGTGGATACGGAGGTAAAGGCGGCGGCAAACCGAAAGGTGAGCGTCGTGCTGGTGATGCTGGCGGATCGACGGGTCGGGGTAAAGGCGCGGTGAGCTTTGGTTTTGGCTCAGGTAAAGGCGGTTATAGCTCTACATCGGGTGGTTCGGATAGTAATTCAACTGGTGGACAAGGAAGTGGACTGAACAGCGGCAGCGGTCGCGGTGAAGGAAGCTTTAAGTCCGGCAAGGGCGGCGGTAAAGGTGGCAAGGGCGGAAGTGGACGTAAAAACACTTCGCCGAGCGGCGTATTTATCGGAGAAGCTGCAACACCTGGTGGCACTCAGGAAGGCGGAGCACCACGTCGCAAGCGGAAGAAGAGCAAAGGCGCAACTGGTAACGGCACGGCAGCTTTTGTGCGGAAAAAGAAAAAATAAAGCTAACGTTACCTGAAGATATGGATAACCATTCGTTCCTCTAGGTTAAGCGTTGGAGAGATAGTCACTTTCTGCGGTGTGTTGTTTCGCACTGTCTGGAAGTGGTGTAATGAGGAGGGGCGGCAGAGGTCGCCTCTTTCTTGATTTTAACAGCCGTACTTGCTACAATTAAGGTCTGGCACGTGGTACCTTGGTGCAACAATGGGTGCGTTGCTACAGAGCATGGTACCGGCTTATTTTACGGAGAAGGAGTGAGGACATGGGCAAGAATGATGGACAGAGTAAAGTGCTCGCACAGAATAAAAAGGCTTCCCATGACTACTTCATTGAAGATACGTATGAAGCGGGCATGGTGCTTACCGGAACGGAGATCAAATCTCTTCGTAACGGCCGTGCGAATATTGGTGATGCATTTGCCACGATTCGGAACGGTGAGATTCATATTCATAATATGCATATTAGTCCTTTTGAACAAGGGAACCGAAATAATCCGCTCGATCCGACACGTACGCGTAAGTTGTTAATGCATAAAGTACAGATTCACAAGTTGCTCGGGCTGTCGAAACAGGATGGGTACAGCATTGTGCCACTGAAAATCTATATCCGCAATGGTTACGCAAAGCTCTTGCTTGGACTGGGTAAAGGTAAGAAGCAGTTTGATAAGCGTGAGACTGCAGCCAAGCGGGATGCACAACGTGATATTCAACGGGCAATGCGCGAGAAGCAGAAGGTTGCACGATAAGTGGAGCGCTGGGTGTGAAAGTTTTACTTTAGGTGTATAAGGTAGTTTCTAGTGATGGAGTTAGGAAAGTTGATTTACGAGTTAAGGAGTCTCAGTGTTTGTCCTGTATTGGGCAAGATTGAGGCTTTTTATTTGAATTAGCGAAGGTAATAGATGAGGTTGTTGAAATGTGCTATGAACTTAATTTTTGTGATATGTGTAAAAGAAGTAATTAGGAGCATGGAATATGGCGTAGTGATGAGTCAAAATTACTCGCTCTTGCGTAGTTTGCCTGATTCGTGGGTAAAATACTTAGGTGCCGATGTTTGTGATCTGATCTGGGTAAACTTTACTTCCGATTGGTGACGCGGTATAATATGTAGACGATTGAGCCTGTTATATTGGATAACCTTGTATCTGTGCTCAGCCTGTTGGAACGTTTTCCAGCAATCTGTACTATATCGGCTTGCTGCTCTATGTTATGATTACTCATGTAGCAGACAGGAATGCCGAGTTTGAAAGAAGCATCTTTTTACCTTGGAGGAAAAAGATGTGCAGCACCTTTGCTCCGTATTCACGGATTAATCCTGGAGCCCTTCTTATATGAGGGGGCGTTTATGGATTCGACGGGGATAGTTCGAGCATGGGTAGCGGGTAGTGGGGACGCGTCCGCTTCATCAACGCTAAAGCCTATTAAACGGCAAACAACAAACAAACTACGCTTTCGCAGCCTAAGAAACTGTGTGCGTGCTTCTAACCTGCATCGCCCATGTGACAGGATTAGGGGCTAACAAGTAGTGGGATACGCTGTCACATCTCCGCCTGGGGTGTGCTGAAGAAGACAATCAGGCTGACCCAACGTATAGCCGGTTACGGGGCGATACTCGGGTGACATCAAAACTGTGACTACACCCGTAGAAGCTTATGTGTCGTTATCTTCGGACAGGGGTTCGACTCCCCTCGCCTCCATTAGTAGCATAGCAAAAACAGCCACCATTTGGTGGCTGTTTTTGTTATGCTATCGTGTTAAAAGTAAAGGCGTAATAATGTACTAGATTTGATGAAAAATATTCTAATATAATAATAGGAATGTATCTTTTTAATATTATGTTAAGTCAATTTGCTTGTAAATGAATTAGCGTTGGAGGCGGATTCAATTCAATTTGCGTAGAACTAAAATAAAGTTAGCTAAATAGAATCAATTGTTGTTAAAATTAAAGACGAAATAGCTGGGTAACTATAATTAAGTAAATCAATATCATTAAATAATACAGAAAGGATATTATTGTGATTTTAGCTTATTAACTTCAATGATAGGAGATATTCAAAATGATTATTGTAGATGATATTATTGTTTCGGGACTAGTAAATGTGACATGTACTTTTATTACTGATATTTTTAAATCATATAATAAACGACCGTGGGATAAGACTATAATTAAAGATGTTAATACATTTATACATAAATACACGGATACCGAGTTAGATAGTGGAGCTTTCTGTGATTATCTAATGAGAACTGAAACTACTATGAACTTAAAAGAATATATAAAGTATTCAGCAACTTCAAGAATTTATAAGGTCAGGATAGTTAAGAAAAATTATAGAACAAATTTAAATAAACAAGATTTTCTTGGAATGCTAAGTTCTTCAGCAATCAATTATGTCAAAGAAGTGAATGGGAAGGTTTTATCTTCAGAAATAGTGACCTCTTATTTTAAAGATCTTATGGATATTTTAGAGAATAAACTCATAGAAAAACTTGATACCCCGCAATTAGGAAGCTTATATTTTTTGAATCAAAGCATGCAGGAAATGGAATTAAGGATAATTAATAGTTTAAATAGAGATATTTATATAGATAATTCACAAAACTATGAAAAAACTCGAGAAAAATATATAAGACTTATAAAACTTAAAAACAAAAAAAGTCATGTTTATGGACTTAAAGAGCTCGAAATGTACTCTTTTTATGTATTTCCAGAATTTGAACTCCACACTGAAGAACTTTCTACTAAACATAAAATTAATGTTTCTTGGGAAGAAATTTTTAAGGAGTCAAACGAGATATCAATTATTGGGGGAGCTGGACTTGGTAAAAGCTTGTTTCTAAAAAATTTAATGAATAAGTACGAAGAGCTTAATATTTTAAATTCAAAAGATGTACTCCCTATCTATTGTGACTTGAAGCAATATAAACAATTTGGTAAAAATAGTTCTTCGTATTCTATTGATGACTATCTAGTCGATAGTATTATTAACCATACAGGTATAGATAGAAGAGAGATAACTAAAGATTTTATTAATTATTTTATGAATGCCGGAAGATGTCTAATTTTATTTGATGCATTAGATGAAGTTGACTCACATGATCGAAATGATTTAAATAGTATGATTATGAGCTACTTCCAAGAAACAAATAAGCACAATAAGATTTGTCTTACTTCTCGTGCACAAGGATTTATTTCAAAGACAAGAATTACTTATAGTGTTTCCTCAGTAACTCCAACACAAATTTATGATTATTTGGATAACATGTGTAAGTTAGGACTATTTAGTGAAGATTATATTGAAGGATTTATGGAGAAATGTAATACACTTATTAGAAGTAGGTTTTTGTTAAGTCTTCTTCAGGTATCACTATTAATAAATATTTATAAAGCTGAATTAGAATTACCTGAGAATAAGATAGATTTATATGATAAATGTATAGAATATATATCTAAAAAAAGGGAATTTGAAAAGAAAAAAACAGAATTTGATTTTGGACTAATAAGTAGTATTTTAGATAGTAGTTCTAGTTTTGAAAAATTAGCTTCTCTAGCAAAACCTAATAATATTGAAATTCATGAAAGTACTATACATGATGTGTTTAGTAAGATGTTTCAAAGATCATATGGAAATAACAGCAATAGTGCCTTAAATGCAACTAAGGAATTTTTAAAGTTTTGCTCTCTTAGAACTGAATTATATGTAGTAGGAAGCCAAGATTACCATTATAAATTTTTTCATAGATCCTTTTTTGAATATTTTTATTCTAAACATCTCATTAAAGTTTTTCCTGAAAACGAAAATTTAATCGAGGAACTATATATATATGATATTGATTCTGAGGTATTTGAATTAACAGCTGCTATATTAAAAAAACATGATTATGATAGATACACTCAGCTTATGGACTTGGCATTAGTAAGAGTTAAGGAATGCTTAAATAATATAAATTCTGAAAATGAGAGTAAAATACTAAAACTTTGCCTATTAATTAATGCATCTGTTGAGAAATATTATTTAGGAGAAATTCAAAAATTGTTATTTAGCGAGAAAAGAGAGTTAAAAGATTTCAAAAATGAGAAAGCTTCCGATGTTATCGTTCCTATAGTTCTAAAAAATGAAAAGGAGGAAGCTATTAAGAATATTTTAAAATATTATAATGAAGAGATATTTGCAGGTAAATTTATGAATTATATGATTGATAAAATAATATCCAGTAGAGACTGGGATAAGAATTTAAATTTCTCTGTTGAGTTAAATAGTTTATTTATTCGTCTTTCAATGTTTTTTCAAGAAGAGGAGATTGTAAGAGCAACAAAATCTAATGATTTGAGTTTTATAGAATCACTAGTATATCGTTATATAAAATTCTCTGAAGGGCAATCTCCTAAATATGTAGATAAGTCTATAAAGAGTTATTTTCAAAAAATCAATAAACCTAAGAGATTAAAAAGTTAAAGGATTGATTCTTCTAATAGCCTTTTTAGATCAACAGTATTTGATGGTTCAATGATATTATTAAAATGTTCCATAATAAAAAATGCTCTATAATATGATTCATAGGAATAAGTTTTATTGAAAATGGTTTATAGATTGTGACAGATAAAGAGCCGTTATACATGATAATAAAGTGGTCAAGACCCCATTTAATAGACACTATAAAAAGACCCTAGGCTGCAAACTGGCGGTCGGTACTCTACCGGCGTCAGTTTTTTTTAGTTTCCGTTTTGGTCGTTTTCGGTTGTAAACGGATATACTTTCCGATTAGACTTGGTGCTTCGGTAAGCGTTCGGATATGATAAGGATAGATTCCAGATTACCAAGCACTTTTTTAGCAACGCATTCTCCCGCTTCAGTTTTTGCACATAGCGTTCTTGATCCAAGTATTCTTTACGTCGACCTCGCTGATCCATCAGTCCAAACTCGCCATTTTCCCGGTGTTTTAGCATCAAGCACTCATTCGTCCCGGGTCATGAATTCCCAAATGTTCATTGATCTTTCGGTAAGTCCAGCCCTCAACCGTATGCAGACGAATAGCCTCTTTTTTATCTTCTCCGAATACGTATATACTTTTGTCCTTTAATCGCCATAAAAAATGCACCCCCTAGGATTTCATCAGCTAACCCCAGGGGTTTTTCCAATGTCTATTCTAAGGGGGGCACTCCAAGTTCTGGTTGGTGTTTTTTTGTTTATGATATAATCTTTGTGAAATAAGCTGATGCAGGCCCGATATACTCTGTAATCTCCCAAAGGAGGCAAAAACATGAGCCAAACGCAGCAACAGATCCGTGAGTTTGTTGCAGGGATACAAGCATATGTCTCGCCCGTAAATGTGATTAATCCTTGGAGAGATTATGTGAAGGGCTATGATATCGGCCCAGAAGCGGTAAAGATTCGGTCGGAACATTTGGTCAGGTATTTTGAACCAAGAATGTGCAAGGCTCGGTACATTTTTATTGCGGAAGCGGTGGGATATCAAGGGGCGAGGTTCTCCGGTGTACCCTTGACGTCTGAGCGAATGGTTATCGGGAATCACTCGCTGGTGGATCACCAGATGATTTTTCCAGGTGAGCCGGGTGTCCGAACCAGCTTGCCCAATATTGCCAAACCTAACCGGAGTCAGGCAATGTATGGATTCACAGAACCGACAGCATCCATCATATGGGGCGAAGTGTTATCCAGTTCAAGGTGGAAACCAACGGACTTTATATTTTGGAACATCTATCCCTTTCATCCTTATCAATCTTCTGAAAACAAGATGACGAATCGTACGCCGACTTTGGTAGAGTTGGAGGATGGTGTGTTATTTGCCAGACAGCTAATGCAACTGAATCCTGATGCCCAGATCGTGGCGATTGGCAGAAAGTCAGCAGACACGTTAAGCTCACATCTCATTAAACATCACCATGTTCCCCACCCTGCGAATGGAAGGGCAGTACAATTTCAAAAAGCAGTAAGGTCAATAATCTAGCCCAGTTTGAAACTTGAGAAATGTAAGCCTGACATATGCACCTTATCGTTCAAGTGACCACATATAACGTAATGCCCCTATCCTATATAAATTGGTTGGTGAAGCTAAATGATTGAAAAATACTGGCTTGTGGTGCAATATCCGCTGAAGAGCGCGCAGGGCAGCAAACGAGATCATTGGTTGAAGGAAAAGGTAATGGAATATCTGGAAACCGTTCTGACCCAGGCGGAGTTGGGAGAGGTGGATGGATGTGATATGGGTAGCCGTGTAGCTGATCCGAAGGAATATGTAATGAACATTTTCTGTGTGGTAACGGATGAAGATCGGAGCATGGCGCTAATTAAAAAAGTGCTGAGGGAGAGCCTCCTGGATTACACCCGCATCCAAATCGCTACGATGCCATATGGCATAGAAGGAAACTACACGCTGAAATATGCCTCCAAAAAAGGCGTTACCGAATTCTCGCTTTGATCACGATTCGCTGTGGTTGTTTACCATAACGAACTCTGTACTTGTCCTGCCCGAGGGCGTTTTGCCTCCGAAAAATTCCCCACTTAATTTCATTATACGAGAAAATGATGATTGGACTTCCCAACCTAAACCACTCGATCAACGCACGGTCAGCAGTAAGAATTATGCTCTTACACATCGTAATCTTGCTCAAAAGTATGTGCATCTCAAGCTAGTTGTTTACCGCCGTCTTTTGTGTATCAAGATCCTCCGCGAACCCGCTTCACTCTCCATTCTGCACAAACCACAACTTATTATCTGTACCTCCAGAATTTTATAAAGCAGTGCTCCTTGGGTTTCAAGTCAGGGGGCCCCATACCCGAAGTATTCACAACCATTTGCTCCCCTAATCCTCATTCTACTTCACGCAGTCATACCATCCCCAAGCGATAAAAAGAATTGAGCCTCCTCCATACACCGTCCTATAATATACAATTGTATACAATCCAAGAGAGTGGTGGATAACACAACCGGTCATCCGATCCAAACCGTTAAACCCATCACACTTCGGAACCAAAGGAGGGTCAGAGTGAAAAACAGAGCAAAGGATGCAACAACAGATGCAGGAGCAACAACAGAAGGTGATGCAACAATTGAAGCGAAAGTAACAGCAACAGCATCAGATGTCGAGACCAATGCAGAAGCAAACGAAAATACGAAAGCAAACACAAGAGCAAACCCCAGTGCAATGAAGAAGAAGTGGACTCCCCGTTTCAAAGAGTTCATTCAACGCATGCCCAAGACGTTGGCTTTTAAAATTCCGTTTGCCTACTTTGTCATTATTCTGCTAACGGTGGCGTTCAGTGCGTTGGTGTTGAATCGAATCTCGGAAAATGACGCGCAGCGAAAAATTAATGAAGCATCACTGCAGACAATCACATCCATTGAGACCAATGTTAATCTGATGATCGGGAACGTGAACAATTATTCGAAGATGATTTTCTCCGATCCCAACTTGCAGAACCTGCTGCGGCAGGGCAATGTGTACTCCAATTTACAGACACAGTCCAAGGTTAGCGCGTATTTGACCAATCTCATGCAAGCGATTCCAATTATTGATTCAGTCTATATTTATGATAATTCGGGTCACCGATTCTCTGTCGGTACACAGGAGTGGCCCACGTTTATGGAAGCGAATGTGAAGGAAGCGCCGTGGTACGAACAGGCTTTGAAGCACAACGGACGATATCTGCTCAGGCTGAATGGTAGCAGCAACGATAGCGGAGTCTCGGCCATGGGGGAAAATGATGGGCAAGAGGTGGTCTCATTTATTCGCCTCATTCGGGATCTGGATGATACGTCTCCACTTGGCTTTCTGGTCATGAACATCAAGGGGGCATCCATCGCGCAAGCCTACGCCAACCTGTCTGCACCGGATTCATTTCAGGTGGCCATTCTGGATGAGCATCAGCGGGTGATCGCAACCAACGCAACCGATGGGAAGAAGGGCGTGCCTGCGGTATCCGACGCATCCATGTCTGCGGCTTCTGGACAGGAAGGCATGCACGAGATGTTAGAGGCCAATCAGGCCAAGTTAAAACAAACATTTCAAGAGCAGCCCTCCGGCTTCATCACCTTGCAATCGGGTGGTCAGGAGTATGCGCTAACCTATCGTTCGGCTGGTGATGATCAGTGGAAATTCATCAGCATGAGTCCATACCGGGCTACTGATACCCGTAATAAATCCATGGTACTGCTCGCGTTGATCCTGCTGGCGGTGAACGGGACTGTCTTTTTTGTAAGTTCATTCATCATCTCGCGCAGTGTCATCAAGCCGATTCACAAGCTGCTTCGCGCCATGCAGAAAGCGCCAAGTGGCAACTTCCGCAAAGTGACGGTTGAGCTGAACAGCTACGAGTTCGAGCAGTTATATGGAGGATACAACCAGATGATTGAGCAGATTGACCAGATGCTGAAACGAATCATTCAGGAGCAGCAGACGCTCCGCCGTGCAGAGCTGAATACACTTCAGGCGCAGATCAAGCCGCATTTTTTATACAACACACTGGATTCCATCACCTCCCTGGCCATGTCGGGCATGAACGATAAGGTATGTGAGCTGTTAGAAGCGCTCGGAAGTTACTATCGACTGAGTGTCAGCAAAGGCCGTGAACTGATTACACTGCACGAGGAGGTTGAGATTGTACGAAATTATCTGACGATCCAGCAGGTGCGCTACCCCGGTGTGTTTGAGGTGCAGTACGATATTGCTCCAGATTGTGAGCGAGTGATGATTCCCAAGCTCGTACTCCAGCCGCTGGTGGAAAATTCACTGTATCATGGCATTCGTTCCAAAGGCAGCCCAGGCACGATACGCATTCAAGCACATCGCTCCAAGGAAGGGGTACTTCTAACGATTACTGACGACGGAGTTGGCATGTCCGAGGAAGAGATACAGCAGGTTCAACGCAAAGAAATAAACCGTTCTAACCGTTTTGACTCAACTAACTCAACCAACTCATCTAATTCAACTAATCCTTCCAATCCTTCCGATCTTTCTAATCTTTCTAAGATTACCTATAACTCTAAACACAATCCAAGCTTTGGCTTATGGGGAACGATGGAGCGACTTCGTATTTTCTACGAAAGAGAGGATGGACTCAAGCTGGTGAGCGAGGTTGGAAAAGGAACCACCATTATGATAACGATCCCGAAGGGAGCCGATGAATCGTGGAATTAACTATGAAACCATTCAAGGTATTGATTGTGGACGACGAATATCTCATCCGAAATCTGCTGCGTATGCGTATCGATTGGGAGCAGCAAGGCATGGTCATCGTTGGCGAGGCCTCCGATGCCGCGGAGGCTTTGGATCAGGTGGAGCTGTTGCGTCCAGACATCGTCTTCACGGACATATACATGCCGAAGATGGACGGCATTGAACTGAGCCGTATCCTCATGGAGCGTTACCCGAACCTAAAAATCGTGGTTGTGACGGGACATGATGAATTTGAGTATGCTCGTCAGAGTGTGAAGCTGGGCATATCCGATTTTATTTTGAAACCCATTCGTGCTTCTGAGTTATTACAGGTTACGGCGAAGCTGCGAACGGCGATCGAACAGGAGGTCGGACGTGAGTACGAGCTGATGAAGTTGCGGGAGGAAATGAAGCAGAGCTTGCCTTATCTCAGGGAGAGGTTTGTGAATCAATGGTTAAGTCATGTGGTGCCTGAGGATGAACTACAGGAGAAGGCGCGATTCTTCGGCATTCCTATCTCGTCTGGTGAACCGGGATTACGCATCGCAGTAATAGAGGTGGAGGTTGCTGTACCGCAAGCGAAGATAGCTGCACCAGAGGTTTATCCATATCTACCCGACATATCTCATCAAGTTCATGCAGCTCATCAAGCCCGTCAACCGCACCAACTCAGCCAAGTTCAAGGAGAGCCCCAACACGATCAAACGCATTTAAGCCAGCATCAGACAGAAGCCCATCCACAACCCGCTGAGGAAATACATATTCTGCTGCGAATGGTAGGCATGAAGCAGGTGCAGGCTTTTTATGCGCAGGATTCACAAACCGTTATTGTCATGGACCCGCATAACCGAGTCGTTGTGCTCTCGCTTGGTGCGGATACGGAATTTGCCAATCAGGTACAGCAGCTTCAGGAAGAACTTCAACAGACGCTTAAGCTCGAAGGGTGCGAAGTGGATGTGACTGTAGGGATTGGGCAATGGCAATCAAGATGGGAAAAGGCCTGTGTGGGATACCGGGAAGCCTGTCGTGCACTCGACTATCAGGCGTTTGTGGGGAAAAATCAGGTCATTTGCTTCGAGGATCTGGTCATTGAAAGCGGGAATAGGCCCTATCACTCGGATGCTCAGCTGCTCCAACAACTACAATTTAATGTCAGTGTTGGTGCGGGAGAAGAAGGGGTATTATTGCTGGAGCGTATACTGTCTGTGCCATTCTCGGACGTTTCACAGTTTCGGATGGCAGCCTTGGATGTGGTTACGGAGTGCCAGCGTGCTGCCATAGAGCAGCAGCTTGAGGGAGAGCATGCATTGAACAAGGAGGCCGTTGCGGCCATTTTTACAGCAAATCATCTGCCCGAACTAAAAAGTATGCTAGAGCAGCATGTCCGCACCGTATCGGATGTCATACAAGCCAAGCGACAGGCCAATGAAGGCAATCTGATCGACCGGGTGAAGGCTTATCTTGAAGAGAACATGGGCAATGCGGAAGTGGGGCTTTCCAGCACGGCGGCTGCTTTTTACGTAAGCTCGGGCCATCTGGGGCGGCTGATGAAAAAAGAAACCGGGCAGACATTTGTGGAATATCTCACCCAACTCCGCATGAAGAAGGCTGAACTGCTGCTGAAACAGACGGATCTGAAAGGATATGAGATTGGGGAGCTGGTAGGCATCCCGGACCCACACTATTTCAGCGTCTTGTTCAAAAAACATATCGGCCGATCCATGAATGAATATCGAAATGTAAAAACCTGAAAAATGAGAATGTAGTCGGGCGTGTTGGGGAGTGTGGGGAGTGCGGCGAAGGTCTGAGTGTAAACCCGCTTCGGTTGTAATTCCACATATGTTCGAAAATTACAAATCGATGCCTGTTTTCTAAATGGAGAACAAAGCACAGTTTGCCTAAAATATGGGCTAGAACCAACGAAAACACATAGGGAGGTCTGTAGATATGAAAGCGCTATTAAAAAAATCAGCAAGTCTAATTCTGACATTGGGCATTGTAAGTAGTCTGGCGGCATGTTCATCTGGCTCGTCCGGCGGCGCACAGGGGGAAAGTAATGGCAAGATCAAGCTGACGCTATGGGATCAATCGGTCGGCAATACCGATCCTTCGGCCAAGCTGCTGCCCGAGATTGTGGAGAAATGGAACAGCGAGCATCCAGACATTCAGGTTGAACGTACGGGCACGACAGGAGAACAGTACAAAACCAAAGTCAAAACATCGATTGCAGCTGGTGAAGCGCCGGACCTGTTCTATGGCATGGGAGGCGGCAGCTTCATGCAGCCGTACATCAAATCCGGTAATGTGCTGGAAATCTCAAGCTACCTGACGGACGATATCAAAGAACGGATGGGCCCGGGTATGGCTGAGGCGATCAATATGGACGGCAAAATCTACACGTTGCCCGTGTACACTCATATCGCCAACCTTTACGTGAACACGGAATTGTTCGAGCAGGCGGGTGCCAAGATTCCGACCACCTATAACGAACTGCTGGATGCAATCGAAAAGCTGAAAGCGGCAGGAATTACTCCGGCTGTGATTGGGGAAAAAGACCGCTGGCCGGGCATGTACTGGTACGACATTATTGCGATGCGCCAAGCAGGCAATGCTGCGGTGATGGAAGCCTTTAAAGATCCGTCAAAGTGGGATTCGACCGACTTTGTTGCCGCCGCGACTAAGATGCAGCAGCTTGCGCAAGCAGGAGCTTTCAACAGCAGCATGTTCAGCATGAGCTATGACGAGATGCTTGGGGCTTTCAATGCAGGCAACGGGGCGATGATGTTCCAGGCCAACTGGGTAAATGCAGGAATTGAGGATCCGTCCTCCGCAGTCAAAGGCAAAGTGAAAGTGATTCCGTTCCCGGTGTTTGAGGATGGAAAAGGCACAAATACCGAAATCTTCGGCGGAGCTGTCGATGGTTTCTACATCAATCAGAATACCAAACATCCGAAAGAAGCCGTGGAATTCCTCATGTATCTGAGCGAACAGCTCGGTACGCAAGGTTTCCTGGCCGGAGCCGGTCTGCCAAGCTGGAAAACAGATGCACTCGACACGTCCAGTCTGTCCTCCCTGGATCTGTCTGCGGCAGACATTATGAAAACGGCGACCTCATTCATCGCGTGGTGGGATAACATTCTGCCAGCGGAGTCTGCCGAAGCGCACAAAAACCTGATTGCCCAGCTGCTTGCCGGCGATATAACACCTGAGGAGTTCTGCAAACAAATGGCACAGCTCAAACCAACAGAACTGAGCTTGTAGATCGCGCAGGCTAATATGCGCATAATCCATACACGTGTAAGCTCGTGTTGAGCTTGCCAAACTGAAGCCTGCTAACAATGAAGATGAGCCCAAACAAGGCGTGGTCCGGTATATCCCGGTCACGCCTTTGAGAGGAGAACAACAATGAACTCTGTATTTTCCAATAAAGGCACCATAGCTGTCTTCGTACTGCCCACACTGATTCTGTTCTGCGGAATTGTGCTTATTCCAATCTTTGTCTCCAGTTATTACAGTCTGTTGGACTGGAATGGCGTAGGCAGGGGGACATTTATCGGTCTGGACAACTATGTGGAGATGTTTAAGGATACGCGTGTACTGAATTCGATCAAAAACTCCCTGTTATTCGCGGGAGCTTCGGTG of Paenibacillus sp. FSL R5-0517 contains these proteins:
- a CDS encoding response regulator, with product MELTMKPFKVLIVDDEYLIRNLLRMRIDWEQQGMVIVGEASDAAEALDQVELLRPDIVFTDIYMPKMDGIELSRILMERYPNLKIVVVTGHDEFEYARQSVKLGISDFILKPIRASELLQVTAKLRTAIEQEVGREYELMKLREEMKQSLPYLRERFVNQWLSHVVPEDELQEKARFFGIPISSGEPGLRIAVIEVEVAVPQAKIAAPEVYPYLPDISHQVHAAHQARQPHQLSQVQGEPQHDQTHLSQHQTEAHPQPAEEIHILLRMVGMKQVQAFYAQDSQTVIVMDPHNRVVVLSLGADTEFANQVQQLQEELQQTLKLEGCEVDVTVGIGQWQSRWEKACVGYREACRALDYQAFVGKNQVICFEDLVIESGNRPYHSDAQLLQQLQFNVSVGAGEEGVLLLERILSVPFSDVSQFRMAALDVVTECQRAAIEQQLEGEHALNKEAVAAIFTANHLPELKSMLEQHVRTVSDVIQAKRQANEGNLIDRVKAYLEENMGNAEVGLSSTAAAFYVSSGHLGRLMKKETGQTFVEYLTQLRMKKAELLLKQTDLKGYEIGELVGIPDPHYFSVLFKKHIGRSMNEYRNVKT
- a CDS encoding extracellular solute-binding protein, translated to MKALLKKSASLILTLGIVSSLAACSSGSSGGAQGESNGKIKLTLWDQSVGNTDPSAKLLPEIVEKWNSEHPDIQVERTGTTGEQYKTKVKTSIAAGEAPDLFYGMGGGSFMQPYIKSGNVLEISSYLTDDIKERMGPGMAEAINMDGKIYTLPVYTHIANLYVNTELFEQAGAKIPTTYNELLDAIEKLKAAGITPAVIGEKDRWPGMYWYDIIAMRQAGNAAVMEAFKDPSKWDSTDFVAAATKMQQLAQAGAFNSSMFSMSYDEMLGAFNAGNGAMMFQANWVNAGIEDPSSAVKGKVKVIPFPVFEDGKGTNTEIFGGAVDGFYINQNTKHPKEAVEFLMYLSEQLGTQGFLAGAGLPSWKTDALDTSSLSSLDLSAADIMKTATSFIAWWDNILPAESAEAHKNLIAQLLAGDITPEEFCKQMAQLKPTELSL